The genomic stretch AGCTGCGAGAGGAATTCTGGCATGATGCAGCAGTTCCTGGAGATGCACATGGGGTGAATCAAGTTTTAGAGAGGGCCGGTCGAGTGGCTGACTTCCTTGAATTTGGCGAACTCATGTGTCGCGATGCTCTGGATCGGAATGAATCTTGTGGTGGTCACTTTCGGGAGGAGTATCAGACTCCAGAGGGAGAGGCTCTGAGAAATGATGAAGATTATTCTTATGTCGCTGCATGGGAATTTGGGGGTGTCGGAACAGCTCCCGTACTTCATAAAGAACAACTTGAGTTTGAAAATGTAAAGCTTACTCAGAGAAGTTATAAGTAATATTTATTCGGTGAGGATCGCATGCACGTAATACTTAAGATCTGGAGGCAAAGCTCCGCGCAAGCAAAGGGAAAGTTTTGCTCGTATGATCTCGATGATGTTAGTCCGGATATGTCGTTTCTAGAAATGCTGGATGTGCTGAATGGTAGGCTTGAATCCAATGGCGAAGAGCCTGTTGTGTTCGAGAGTGATTGTCGAGAGGGGATTTGTGGCACGTGTTCGCTTGTAATCAACGGCCGCCCTCATGGACCAGCAAGCCGTACAACGGCCTGTCAACTTCATATGAGAAGTTTCAAGGACGGTGACACTATTTACATCGAGCCATGGCGCGCAACTGCCTTTCCTGTGGTTAAGGATCTCATGGTAGACCGGACAGCATTTGACCGTATTATTCAAGCTGGTGGTTTTATTTCAATCAGAACGGGAGCTGCACAGGATGCGAACGCTACTCCGATCTCCAAAGTTGATGCCGACAGGGCTATGGATGCTGCTGAGTGTATTGGCTGTGGCGCATGTGTGGCAGCTTGTCCGAACGGTTCTGCAATGCTGTTTACCGCCGCAAAAGTATCCCATCTCGCTGCGCTCCCACAAGGAAACGTTGAGCGCTACGCCCGGGTGCAGAAAATGGTAAAGCAGATGGACGATGAAATATTCGGCTCTTGTACCAACTTTGGAGAGTGTCAGGAGGCCTGTCCTAAGGGGATTAGCATCAAGTTTATTGGGCAGCTGAATAGGGACTACTTGAAGGCATCGCTTGGGAAGGTAGATG from bacterium encodes the following:
- a CDS encoding succinate dehydrogenase/fumarate reductase iron-sulfur subunit, whose product is MHVILKIWRQSSAQAKGKFCSYDLDDVSPDMSFLEMLDVLNGRLESNGEEPVVFESDCREGICGTCSLVINGRPHGPASRTTACQLHMRSFKDGDTIYIEPWRATAFPVVKDLMVDRTAFDRIIQAGGFISIRTGAAQDANATPISKVDADRAMDAAECIGCGACVAACPNGSAMLFTAAKVSHLAALPQGNVERYARVQKMVKQMDDEIFGSCTNFGECQEACPKGISIKFIGQLNRDYLKASLGKVDDVRGSVSPQ